In Spirosoma pollinicola, the genomic window AATCACTGGGACGTTGTTAGAAAGCTGGCTGAGCTGGCGGGGGTATCAGTACGTGAGCGGCAATTAACGCCAGAGCAAGCCGAACAATTAGAGAAAGAACGGCGCACTACCGCCGTATGGGAAGCCACGAACGCCTATTGTATAGATTGCCTGAGCAACGCAGGAAACCCGGTTGCTACGCAGGCTATGGCCGGAAAAGTAAGGGACTATCTGGAGAAAGAGCGAGGCTATACGAGGGCTGAAGTATTGAGGCCCAACGAAAAGCGGGACCCGGCGAACCCGAAAATGGAGTTAGGTTTTTTCCCTAGCCTTGTCCTGCTGGACAAATACCTTGTTTCGTGCGGCTTCACAGATAGCGAAATACTAACTGTTACCTCCAGCCTAAAGCCTATACTGAGCTATATCGAGACACAAAACCGGTTAACCTTTCCATGGCGGGATCATATTGGCCGCATCAAGGGAATGTGTTTCAGGGTACTAAATAACATTCAGGAGCCAAAATACCTTTATTCATCTTTTAGTCGGGGTGAGTACCTGTTTAATCTAAAATCAGTAGCCAAAGACAAAGATCTGGTTTTTGTCGAATCCCCACTGGATACCCTTCGGGCCTCAGTGCTTGGTATCACCAATATTGTAGCACTTGGCGGAACGGGTAAAGGGTTTAAAAATCGGACGCAGATTGACCTGGCTATTAAGTACGGTGCTACCCGAATCACATTAATGCTGGACAATGACGGACCAGGCGGTAATGGGGAGGAGGGTACCGATAGTATGGTTGCCTTTCTGCAGAAAGAATATCCACAGTTAAAGGTGTGGGTAGCTACCTACCCCGATGGCATAAAGGATTTGGACCAACTCCTGACAGCTCAAGGGGTAGCCGGATACGACGCAGTAAAAAAGGGAGCAATAGAGTCTTGGTACTACCAACTAAGGCAGATGTTTTTCCGCTATGCTGACCGGGACTTATTGCCTAAGGAGAAAGAGGATCTCTTGGAAGAGGCTATTCATATTAGCGCGAAACTAAGCAGCCTTGATAAAGATCAGTTCATTAGAGAATTCGTCTCAAACGAATACGTTCAAATAATCGGCATTAGTGAGGCATCGATAGCCGAAACTGTAGACAAGATACGCCGGGCCGAATTTGAGCGAGAGCAGTCGGACAGCCTGAAAAAACTACTTAAAGAAGCGGGCGAAACCTCGGACACCAACAAGGCACTAGACCTGCTCACCACGAAAGCCCGCTCAATCAAGGCGAAAGATAAAGCCGATAGCTTTGCCGCCCTCACGCGCGTTACCAGTGAACAGCAGCTAAAGGAACGAATTGCCGCAAGGCCCGAAACCCTGGAGAGTGGCTACACTATTATGGGAAACCCGCTGCTTATATCGGCCGCGGCTATGACAATACTAGCCGGGGCAACTTCACACGGTAAGTCTATTCTCATTGCTAATATGGCCTTGAATATGGCTGAGCTTTACCCGGATAAGGTGTTTCACATCTTTAGCTATGAGATTGATGAGGATGCGTACTTAATCAATTTGCTCAATACATACATTGGTGATAATGGGTTAAACCGCTTCAACAACCGGGAAAGCATTGAGCACCACTTCCGGGGTAAGAAAAGAATTCAGCGCAAGGGCAGGTTTGGTGAGCCGGATTACTCGGTGGCTTTATTCGAGCCGGGCAAAGAGATTGTCTTTGATCAGAAGCGGGCTCAGTTCTTTGGGGAGTTGATTGACAAGGGGACTATTAAGGTACACTATGTTACCTATAACTCAGACGAACTTGACGAGGCTATACGCTACCTGAGTACGTCCGAGGATATTGGCGCTATTTTCGTCGACTACATACAGCTTATAAACCTACCCGTTGGCAAGGTCAGGACCTCCAGTCGACAGGAGGAAATCAAGCAGATGTGTACTGATTTTAACCGGGTAGCCACTGATACCGGATTGCCCTTGATCTTTGCCGCTCAGTTCAACCGGGAAGTAATGAACCTGGCTCAAATGCATGCCAGCAAGTTAGGTGAAGCGGGTGATCTGGAGCGGATTGCCAATCAGATTATAGGTATTTGGAACTGCGCTAAAAAGTGGCATGGAAGCCCTAGTAAATCCGAACTAAAACACATTGAAGAGCGGATTTCACTTGATAATAACGGCAACCCCGCCCATAAGGATCAGTGGTATGTTGAGGTGCTTAAGGCCCGCGTCGGCAAGCCCGATGATTGGGATATCTGGGATTACCTCAGCAATGCGGCCAAAGTAACAAGTCCTAAACACTAAGCTTAACCATGAAAAACGACACCACAACGGGTCAGGTTGAAATAACCGGATCAAACACAAACCATAAAATTACACTCTCTGATATTGGCATACAGGCAAATGCTGAGGGGGACGGAACTACGGTACTGGCAGACCTTCAGTTCACCCACCTGTTTTTTATTTCTCTTCTTGAGTTAGTGGAAAGCCCGAACACACCAGAAGAGCTAAAGAATGATATAAATGTAGCACTACCCCTTTTTACGGCTATTCTTAAGCAGGTGAGTGTTACGCTTGACGATACGGGGCAAAATATAGCGGGGTGTCGTTTCACCTTGCACAACCTAAACAAACTACGCTTAACCTCCGTAAAAGAAGACGATCCAACCGGCGAGGAAACCCCTCATCCATTAGATGAGGAAGGACTTGAACATATCCGATCAGTAGTGGCAGGCTACTTTGAGTCAGCGGGAATATCGGTTGCTTTACGCATGGCCTTAGCTATCAGTAATGGGGTTGATGTTGAGAATGAACCAATTGACCAGCTTAAGGCCCGACTTTTCCCAAACAGTAAAGACCTGACATCAAAACAATGGGCTATGCCTAAATTTATTGCCGATAGCTTATCTAAGGTTATAAAAGGCGTAAATCGGG contains:
- a CDS encoding DnaB-like helicase C-terminal domain-containing protein, yielding MNATLEENQLDNEIIPALFEVLPEAFPEFGFVRTAKGYKSTTGHKVTNEPGNSKGAVSVLNETPYFLGDFREGAVKGGKAIYSYVKDYYNLPNHWDVVRKLAELAGVSVRERQLTPEQAEQLEKERRTTAVWEATNAYCIDCLSNAGNPVATQAMAGKVRDYLEKERGYTRAEVLRPNEKRDPANPKMELGFFPSLVLLDKYLVSCGFTDSEILTVTSSLKPILSYIETQNRLTFPWRDHIGRIKGMCFRVLNNIQEPKYLYSSFSRGEYLFNLKSVAKDKDLVFVESPLDTLRASVLGITNIVALGGTGKGFKNRTQIDLAIKYGATRITLMLDNDGPGGNGEEGTDSMVAFLQKEYPQLKVWVATYPDGIKDLDQLLTAQGVAGYDAVKKGAIESWYYQLRQMFFRYADRDLLPKEKEDLLEEAIHISAKLSSLDKDQFIREFVSNEYVQIIGISEASIAETVDKIRRAEFEREQSDSLKKLLKEAGETSDTNKALDLLTTKARSIKAKDKADSFAALTRVTSEQQLKERIAARPETLESGYTIMGNPLLISAAAMTILAGATSHGKSILIANMALNMAELYPDKVFHIFSYEIDEDAYLINLLNTYIGDNGLNRFNNRESIEHHFRGKKRIQRKGRFGEPDYSVALFEPGKEIVFDQKRAQFFGELIDKGTIKVHYVTYNSDELDEAIRYLSTSEDIGAIFVDYIQLINLPVGKVRTSSRQEEIKQMCTDFNRVATDTGLPLIFAAQFNREVMNLAQMHASKLGEAGDLERIANQIIGIWNCAKKWHGSPSKSELKHIEERISLDNNGNPAHKDQWYVEVLKARVGKPDDWDIWDYLSNAAKVTSPKH